In a single window of the Candidatus Methylomirabilis sp. genome:
- a CDS encoding fatty acid desaturase has product MTLYDYKKEVSSVVGQGPGSRPFSRSEAKRLLQDLFAPKPALYWIDFLVTIFIGYGCVAVYLMAPAFSPMQISAFLLAGPALFRAGIFIHEIVHREEPSMAGFRIAWNLAVGVPLLMHSLLYRNHLDHHHPRKFGTPADGEYLPLGSAPVQETLLYLAQVLVLPPLTVFRFLVLVPLSFLHPRLRQWVMERWSSYIINPYYHRIIPPTEPRGPWVVWDLLGFLWVVVVLALLLKGWITWTTIGLVYCLVVWTISLNWVRNLTAHRYANAGSRMTYEEQIEDSLTIGERSLLTLFLFPVGLRYHTLHHAFPLMPYHSMGEAHRRLMEGLPEDSVYRRTIMPSYWAAVRELLRGARAAGEAGQNPVEVWRHPATASYAR; this is encoded by the coding sequence TTGACTTTGTACGACTATAAGAAAGAGGTGTCTTCTGTTGTCGGGCAGGGGCCGGGATCGCGGCCGTTTTCGCGCTCAGAGGCGAAAAGGCTTCTTCAGGATCTGTTCGCGCCCAAGCCCGCACTCTATTGGATCGATTTCCTGGTTACGATCTTCATTGGATACGGATGTGTCGCTGTGTACCTGATGGCCCCGGCTTTTTCGCCGATGCAGATCAGCGCATTCCTGCTGGCCGGACCTGCGCTGTTTCGGGCTGGGATCTTTATCCATGAGATTGTCCATAGGGAGGAGCCCTCTATGGCGGGATTTCGTATCGCCTGGAATCTTGCCGTCGGGGTGCCCCTGCTCATGCATTCGCTCCTGTACAGGAACCATCTCGACCATCATCACCCTCGTAAGTTCGGCACGCCGGCTGATGGAGAGTATCTACCGTTGGGCTCGGCGCCTGTTCAAGAAACGTTGCTGTATCTTGCGCAGGTCCTCGTACTGCCGCCTTTGACCGTCTTTCGCTTCCTGGTCTTAGTGCCGCTGTCATTTCTCCATCCTCGGTTGCGGCAATGGGTGATGGAACGCTGGTCTTCCTATATCATCAACCCGTATTATCACCGCATCATCCCACCAACGGAGCCTCGGGGACCTTGGGTGGTGTGGGACCTGCTCGGATTTCTGTGGGTGGTCGTCGTGCTCGCGCTGCTGTTGAAAGGATGGATCACGTGGACGACGATCGGTCTCGTGTATTGCCTGGTGGTCTGGACGATCAGCCTGAACTGGGTTCGTAATCTCACTGCGCACCGGTATGCGAATGCAGGAAGCAGGATGACATACGAGGAACAGATCGAGGACTCCCTGACGATCGGGGAACGGTCTCTCTTGACGCTGTTCTTATTTCCCGTTGGATTACGTTACCATACCCTTCATCACGCGTTCCCGTTGATGCCTTATCATTCTATGGGAGAGGCCCACCGCCGTTTAATGGAGGGGCTACCCGAGGACTCGGTATACAGAAGAACGATCATGCCTAGTTATTGGGCTGCAGTCCGCGAACTCCTGCGAGGCGCAAGAGCGGCAGGAGAGGCCGGACAAAATCCAGTAGAGGTCTGGCGTCACCCAGCAACGGCGTCGTATGCGCGGTAA